Genomic DNA from Planktomarina temperata RCA23:
ATGCGGCCGTCACAGCCATTGTGATCCTTGGGGCGGGGCGGAGCTTTCCGGCCGGGGCGGATATCAAGGAATTTGGCCAACCGATGCAGGATCCGCATTTGCCGGATGTGATTGATCGTATTGAAAGCTGCAGCAAGCCCGTGGTGGCCGCCCTGCATGGCACGGCTTTGGGGGGTGGATTTGAGATTGCCCTCGGCAGCCATTACCGCATCGCTGTGCCTTCAGCGCGGGTGGGCTTGCCGGAAATTCATCTCGGGCTCATCCCCGGCGCCGGTGGCACGCAGCGTTTGCCGCGCTTATGTGGCGCTGCCATGGCGCTGGATATCATGTTCAAAGGCACACCCATCAGCGCGCAAGACGCTCTGGCCGCCGGATTGATCGACCGTTTGGCAGAGGGAGATTTGCGCCAGGCTGCTTTGATTTATGCCGCAGAGCTCCAAACCCCGCGCCGCAGCCGAGAGGCCACCTCAGGCCTCGCAGACAAAGCCGCCTTCGAAGCCGCGTTGACAGATGCCGAAGAGACGGCCAGAAGCCGCATGCGCGGGCAAATGGCCCCGCTCAAGATTGTCCAATGCCTGCGCGCCTGCATCACCCAACCTTTCGCCGATGGGCGCCTGTTCGAACGCGATTGCTTTTTCGAATGCCTCGCCTCGGAGCAATCTAAAGGTATGATTCATGCCTTTTTTGCCCAGCGCGCCAGTGCCAAAGTTCCCGAAGCCAGCCGCGCAGAACCGCGCCCCCTCAACCGCCTTGGGGTGGTGGGCGGCGGCACGATGGGCGCGGGCATCACCGTTGCGGCCCTGAACAGCGGCCTGCCCGTCACGATGATCGAGCGCGATCATGACAGCTTGGCGCGGGGCCGGGCCAATGTTGAGCAGGTCTATGATCGCCTGATTGCCAAGGGGCGCATGAGCGAGGCGCAAAAATCTGATATTATGGCCAGATATCAAGGATCAACGCAGTTTGCCGATCTGTCGGAGGCCGACATGGTGATCGAAGCCGTTTTTGAACGGCTTGATGTCAAACGAGCTGTGTTTGAACAGCTCGACAAAGTGCTAAAGCCCGACGCGGTTCTGGCCTCCAACACAAGCTATATCGACATAGATGAAATTTCCAGCGTCACCAACCGCCGTAAACATGTGCTCGGCCTGCATTTCTTCAGCCCGGCAAATATCATGAAGCTGCTGGAAATTGTCGTCCCGCAAAGCGCCGCCGATGATGTGGTCGCAACAGGCTTCGCTTTGGCCAAAATTTTGGGCAAAATCCCCGTGCGCGCTGGCAATTCCCCTGGGTTTATTGGCAACCGCATTCTTGGCAAATATGGCGATTGTGCCGCCCATATGATGGAGGACGGCGCCACGCCCTATGAGATTGATGCCGCTATTGTGGAGTTTGGCTATCCAATGGGCCTTCATGCCATGTATGATCTGGCCGGGCTGGACATCGGATGGGACAACCGCAAAGCCGCACAGGGCAAGCGCAACCCGGTGGAACGCTATGTTGAGATCGCCGATCGCATCTGTGAGCGCGGCTGGTTTGGGCAAAAAACTGGGCGCGGCTTTTATCTGTACCCTGACGGCGCACGCATCGGCGCGCCAGATCCTGAGATTCTTGCTCTGATAGAGGCGGAACGCGCCAAAAAATCCATCACAGCCCGCAGATTCACCGCCGAAGAGATCATGGCGCGCTATCTGGCCGCAATGGTCAATGAAGCCTGTGAAGTTCTGCGCGAAGGGGTGGCCTTGAAACCCTCCGATATCGATGTGACCTTCGTGCACGGCTATGGCTTCCCGAGATATCGGGGCGGGCCGATGAAATTTGCTGACAGCTATGGTCTGGCTCGTATGCTGGACGACATCCGCCGCTATGGGCAGCACGATCCGATATTTTGGCAAGCCTCGCCGTTACTGGTAGAGCTGGTGGCCTCGGGGCAAACTTTCAACGACCTGAACAAAGGATAGAGCTATGGATCTGAACTTCACCGAAGCTGACCAGGCATTTCGCCAAGAGGTCATCGAATTTTTGAACTCCGAATTGCCAGCTGATATTTCACGGAGGGTTCATGCGGACCTGCCTGTGAGCAAAGAGGACACAGAATTTTGGCATGCGGTTTTACATAAACGCGGCTGGCTGACGTACAATTGGCCCAAGTCCTTTGGCGGTGTGGGTTGGAGCCCCGTGCAGCAATTTATCTTCGAAGAAGAATGCGCCGCCGCTGGTGCCCCGCGTATCTTGCCGTTTGGTCTTAAGATGCTGGCGCCTGTATTGATGGCTTTTGGCTCAAAAGAGCAGCAAGAGCACTGGCTCCCGCGCATGTGCGATGGCACGGATTGGTGGTGCCAAGGTTATTCAGAGCCAGGATCTGGATCTGATTTGGCCAGTCTCAAAACGAGCGCTGTCAAACAGGGCGATCACTATGTGATCAATGGTCAGAAAACTTGGACCACATTGGGCCAATACGCCAATATGATCTTTTGCCTCGTGCGCACGGACAGCGATTGCAAACCCCAGGCTGGAATTTCTTTCATATTGGTGGATTTGGCAACGCCAGGTATCGAGATGCGCCCCATCCGCACTCTGGACGGAGGGCAGGAGGTGAATGAAGTATTTTTCACAGATGTCCGCGTTCCCGTTACAAATTTGGTGGGCGAGGAAAACAAAGGCTGGACCTATGCGAAATATTTACTGGCCCATGAACGCAATGGCATCGCCAATGTGGGCATTTCAGGCCAGAAACTTGCACGGCTCAAACGCCTGTCCCTGACCCAAAAACGCGGGGGGAAGCCTCTGGCCGATGATCCATTGTTTGCAGCAAGGCTGGCGCGTTTGGAGATTGAGCTGCGCAATCTGGAGACCACAAATTTGCGGGTCCTCGATGGGTTCTCCAAAGGCGCTGGACCAGGGCCCGAAAGCTCTATGTTGAAAATCATCGGATCGGAGTTAGAACAGAACTTCGACGATCTCACCCGCCGCGCCCTGGGACGGCAGGCACAGGCCCATACTCCCGAGGTGTTTGAACCGGGCTACAACGGACCACAGGTCGCGCCACAAGATATGGCCAATCAATCTGCCGCCTATTTCAACAAACGCAAGGTGTCGATCTACGGCGGCTCAAATGAGATACAAAAAAACATCATCACCAAAATGATATTGGGGCTTTAAATTATGGATTTTCAACCCACGGAAGAGCGCCGCATGCTGGCCGATATGATCGGCAAATTCATTCAAAATGACTATCCGCTGAACGCGCGACTGGCAGCGGGCACCAGCGCTTTGGGCTATTGCCCCGAGGCCTATAGCACAATGGCACAGCTGGGTTTGATCGGCGCATTATTTGACGAGGAGGTTGGCGGCTTTGGCGGTTCAGGATTTGACATCGCCACTGTCTTCACGGAGCTGGGCAAAGGTTTGGTGCTTGAACCGCTCAATGACACCGCTCTGACCAGTGGCTACATTCTGGCGCAGACTGGCCAGTTGAAGCTGGTGGAACAGATCATCCTTGGCCAAAAACGGGTGGCGCTTGGTCTTATCGAAAATGGTGCCGATTATGATTGGGGCGCGCCAGAGACACTGGCGCGCCAATCGGGCGATAAATGGCACGTGAGCGGCGTGAAAACCTGTGTGAAATTCGCCCATGGGGCTGATGCGATAATTGTCAGCGCGCAGACGCCATCGGCGCCGGGGATCAGCTTATTTTTGATTGAGGCCTCCGCTGCGGGGCTTGTGGAACATCCGTTCCAAACCGTCGATGGGGGCAATGCCTGCGAGATCACGCTGCATAAGACACCAGCTCAACTGTTGGGTGTCGAAGGTGCGGCCTATCCGTTGATCGATGCTGCAGCCGCACGCGCCACTTTGGCCCTCTGCGCCGAGGCCTTGGGGTTGATGGAGCGGATCAAAGATATGACCATCGACTATATGCGCACGCGCAAACAATTCGGCAGCGTGCTGGGCAAATTTCAAGCGCTGCAACATCGCGTGTCGCAGATGCTGCTCGAAATTGAGCAGGCAAAATCGGCGGTTATCAATGCCGCGAATGATTTGCAGGCTCCCAGTGATGAACGCAACCGCGCCATCTCTGCGGCGAAATATTCCATCGGCCGCATTGGCTGCGCCGTTGCCGAAGAGGCGATCCAACTGCACGGCGGCATTGGAATGACCTGGGAGTATGATTTGGGGCATTTTGCCAAACGGCTTGTGATGATTGATCATGAATGGGGCGATCAAGACGATCACCTGATGCGCTTCGCCCAAAGCTGACCACCTACAAGCGGGCACCGTCGAATATCCTCAGCCGTCTCGAGGCTTACCAGTATATTTCGACCTATCCAAAAGTATATTATTATATTTAAATATACTTTTTTTCTCCTAATATAATCTATTCGATAGTGCCATCTCAGAGGAAGTTTAGATATTACCAAGGTGAGATAGCCACCGTGCAGAAGTGTCATAAAGAGCCTGAAAGGGGACATGATCAAATGCCTGCAATCACCGACAGCCCCCTCGCCCGTTCCACTGAGGCCATACGCCTCATTGGCATCCATGGGCCAATTAAGCTGCGGGATCTTGAGGCGCATGTATCGTTCTCTCGCTCTGCCTTGCATCGGATTTGCGCCCAACTTGAAGCATTGAACTGGGCGCGGCGCCGGGTCTCGGACAAAGCCTATGTTCTCACATATGCCACTGATGATTTTTTTGCCTCAGCGCAATTTTCAGCTCCTGAAGTGGACCAAGTCCAGCCGGTTTTGGCCATGGCAAAGGTGGAGGGGTGCTACGACCTCACACTCTCAATGTTCAAAAACAAAATGCATCTCGCAGATGTCGACAGCACCAAGCCGCCGACCGACTGGGCCGCGGAACATTCGCTGTTTTTCTCAAATGCGGCGCTTTCTGCGCAGTCGGTAATGTCTGAGCAAATGCAAAAAACGCTCATCGCCAAGGCCATGATCCAGGCGACCCCAGAGGAGCAGACCTATCTGCGCATGGGAAAATACCACGAAGAGATCCACAAAGCCCGGATGCGTGGTTATGTGCTCGACAAGACCCTGCCGTCGATCTCGTTTAGCTGGCACGCAGAAACCAGCGCGATTTGCACCCTGACCATAGAACCGGCCCTAGCAACCCTCAGTGCGCGGCAAGAGTTCCTCAAAAACCACCGACGCATCATGGAAAGATTTTCGACCACATGCGGGGACCACTTTCAATCAGATGAGGCGGCCATGAGTGAGTTACGGGCCTACGGCTGAAATAAAACGCAAGGGCCCAACCATCTGTTTCTTGTCATGTTGCGCAGGACGGCCTACCTACGGGATAAGTCCCCAAGGAGGCACAGCATGCATCAGCCCGGTGAAACCTATGACGATATCCGCGAGGCCGTTGGCAAACTCTGCGCGCAATTTCCCGGAAGCTACTGGCGTGCATTGGATCGGGGGATGGCCTATCCGGCCGCTTTTGTGCAGGCTCTGACGGAGGCTGGATGGCTGGGGGCTTTAATTCCTGAGGATTTTGGCGGATCCGGCCTGCCGCTCTCTGCCGCGGCGATAATTTTGGAAGAGATTCACAGATCTGGGGGCAATGCGGGCGCTTGTCATGCACAGATGTATACCATGGGAACCCTGTTGCGGCATGGCTCAGAGGCGCAAAAGCGCCAGTATCTGCCTAAAATTGCAGATGGAACCCTGCGATTGCAAGCCTTTGGCGTGACAGAGCCCAGCTCAGGCACTGATACAGGCGCGTTGCGCACCACCGCCAAGCGCGATGGGTCAGATTATATCATCAATGGGCAGAAAATTTGGACCAGCCGGGCCGAGCATTCCGACCTCATGCTGCTTTTGGCGCGCACAAGGCCACTGGAGGAGGGGATGAAGAAGACCGAAGGCCTGTCGGTTTTGCTGGTCGATATGCGCCAAGCACTGGGCAACGGTCTCACCCTACGGCCCATCCGCACCATGATGAACCATGCCACCACAGAAGTCTTTTTTGACAATCTCCGCGTGCCAGTGGAAAACTTGATCGGCGAAGAAGGCAAGGGATTTCGCTATATTCTCTCAGGCATGAATGCCGAACGCATTTTGATTGCCTCTGAATGCATTGGTGATGCGAAATGGTTTATCGAACACTCCGTAGCATATGCGAAAGACCGCCAAGTCTTTGATCGCCCGATCGGGCAAAACCAAGGCATACAATTCCCCATTGCCAAGGCCTATGCCAATATGCGCGCCGCTGAATTGATGGTGAAACAGGCGCTGGCCCTGTATGAAACCGGTGGCAATCCCGGCGC
This window encodes:
- a CDS encoding 3-hydroxyacyl-CoA dehydrogenase NAD-binding domain-containing protein produces the protein MTQPVTLSTAGSIAVIEINNPPVNALSQAVRQGLLDAVVQADADAAVTAIVILGAGRSFPAGADIKEFGQPMQDPHLPDVIDRIESCSKPVVAALHGTALGGGFEIALGSHYRIAVPSARVGLPEIHLGLIPGAGGTQRLPRLCGAAMALDIMFKGTPISAQDALAAGLIDRLAEGDLRQAALIYAAELQTPRRSREATSGLADKAAFEAALTDAEETARSRMRGQMAPLKIVQCLRACITQPFADGRLFERDCFFECLASEQSKGMIHAFFAQRASAKVPEASRAEPRPLNRLGVVGGGTMGAGITVAALNSGLPVTMIERDHDSLARGRANVEQVYDRLIAKGRMSEAQKSDIMARYQGSTQFADLSEADMVIEAVFERLDVKRAVFEQLDKVLKPDAVLASNTSYIDIDEISSVTNRRKHVLGLHFFSPANIMKLLEIVVPQSAADDVVATGFALAKILGKIPVRAGNSPGFIGNRILGKYGDCAAHMMEDGATPYEIDAAIVEFGYPMGLHAMYDLAGLDIGWDNRKAAQGKRNPVERYVEIADRICERGWFGQKTGRGFYLYPDGARIGAPDPEILALIEAERAKKSITARRFTAEEIMARYLAAMVNEACEVLREGVALKPSDIDVTFVHGYGFPRYRGGPMKFADSYGLARMLDDIRRYGQHDPIFWQASPLLVELVASGQTFNDLNKG
- a CDS encoding acyl-CoA dehydrogenase family protein; the protein is MDLNFTEADQAFRQEVIEFLNSELPADISRRVHADLPVSKEDTEFWHAVLHKRGWLTYNWPKSFGGVGWSPVQQFIFEEECAAAGAPRILPFGLKMLAPVLMAFGSKEQQEHWLPRMCDGTDWWCQGYSEPGSGSDLASLKTSAVKQGDHYVINGQKTWTTLGQYANMIFCLVRTDSDCKPQAGISFILVDLATPGIEMRPIRTLDGGQEVNEVFFTDVRVPVTNLVGEENKGWTYAKYLLAHERNGIANVGISGQKLARLKRLSLTQKRGGKPLADDPLFAARLARLEIELRNLETTNLRVLDGFSKGAGPGPESSMLKIIGSELEQNFDDLTRRALGRQAQAHTPEVFEPGYNGPQVAPQDMANQSAAYFNKRKVSIYGGSNEIQKNIITKMILGL
- a CDS encoding acyl-CoA dehydrogenase family protein, producing the protein MDFQPTEERRMLADMIGKFIQNDYPLNARLAAGTSALGYCPEAYSTMAQLGLIGALFDEEVGGFGGSGFDIATVFTELGKGLVLEPLNDTALTSGYILAQTGQLKLVEQIILGQKRVALGLIENGADYDWGAPETLARQSGDKWHVSGVKTCVKFAHGADAIIVSAQTPSAPGISLFLIEASAAGLVEHPFQTVDGGNACEITLHKTPAQLLGVEGAAYPLIDAAAARATLALCAEALGLMERIKDMTIDYMRTRKQFGSVLGKFQALQHRVSQMLLEIEQAKSAVINAANDLQAPSDERNRAISAAKYSIGRIGCAVAEEAIQLHGGIGMTWEYDLGHFAKRLVMIDHEWGDQDDHLMRFAQS
- a CDS encoding helix-turn-helix domain-containing protein; the protein is MPAITDSPLARSTEAIRLIGIHGPIKLRDLEAHVSFSRSALHRICAQLEALNWARRRVSDKAYVLTYATDDFFASAQFSAPEVDQVQPVLAMAKVEGCYDLTLSMFKNKMHLADVDSTKPPTDWAAEHSLFFSNAALSAQSVMSEQMQKTLIAKAMIQATPEEQTYLRMGKYHEEIHKARMRGYVLDKTLPSISFSWHAETSAICTLTIEPALATLSARQEFLKNHRRIMERFSTTCGDHFQSDEAAMSELRAYG
- a CDS encoding acyl-CoA dehydrogenase family protein produces the protein MHQPGETYDDIREAVGKLCAQFPGSYWRALDRGMAYPAAFVQALTEAGWLGALIPEDFGGSGLPLSAAAIILEEIHRSGGNAGACHAQMYTMGTLLRHGSEAQKRQYLPKIADGTLRLQAFGVTEPSSGTDTGALRTTAKRDGSDYIINGQKIWTSRAEHSDLMLLLARTRPLEEGMKKTEGLSVLLVDMRQALGNGLTLRPIRTMMNHATTEVFFDNLRVPVENLIGEEGKGFRYILSGMNAERILIASECIGDAKWFIEHSVAYAKDRQVFDRPIGQNQGIQFPIAKAYANMRAAELMVKQALALYETGGNPGAEANMAKMLAADASNEAANVAVQTHGGFGFAEEYDIERKFRETRLYQVAPISTNLILSYLAEHVLDLPRSY